The Arachis hypogaea cultivar Tifrunner chromosome 19, arahy.Tifrunner.gnm2.J5K5, whole genome shotgun sequence genome has a window encoding:
- the LOC112778740 gene encoding AT-hook motif nuclear-localized protein 20: MEIAGGADVAESVAQFARRRQRGVCVLSGSGSVANVTIRQPTAPGAVVLHGRFEILSLTGAFLPGPAPPGSTGLTVYLAGGQGQVIGGSVVGSLVAVGPVMVIAATFANATYERLPLDEEDEGPSGGGGGGSSGGTGGGAGGGGSPPPQPLPGIGGSGGHHSLHGGGGLPDPTSLPLYNMPPNLMPNGGQVGHEAYPWPHGRPPY, from the coding sequence ATGGAGATAGCAGGTGGTGCTGATGTGGCGGAGAGCGTGGCGCAGTTCGCCAGGAGGCGACAACGCGGAGTTTGTGTGCTCAGTGGGAGTGGATCGGTTGCCAATGTTACCATCCGACAACCTACGGCGCCTGGCGCCGTAGTCCTTCATGGAAGGTTCGAGATCTTATCTTTAACAGGAGCATTTTTACCTGGCCCTGCCCCTCCTGGGTCCACGGGTTTAACCGTGTATCTGGCCGGTGGACAAGGTCAGGTTATTGGAGGGAGTGTTGTTGGGTCACTCGTAGCTGTTGGGCCTGTTATGGTCATTGCGGCCACATTTGCTAATGCTACCTATGAGAGGCTCCCacttgatgaggaagatgaagggcctagcggtggtggtggtggtggtagcagTGGTGGTACTGGAGGAGGCGCAGGTGGTGGTGGTTCTCCACCACCACAACCTCTTCCAGGGATTGGAGGTAGTGGAGGCCATCATTCGCTACACGGGGGTGGTGGCCTTCCCGATCCAACATCACTCCCTTTGTATAACATGCCACCTAATTTGATGCCTAATGGAGGGCAGGTAGGGCATGAGGCTTATCCTTGGCCTCATGGACGACCACCTTATTGA